From the genome of Mycteria americana isolate JAX WOST 10 ecotype Jacksonville Zoo and Gardens chromosome 12, USCA_MyAme_1.0, whole genome shotgun sequence, one region includes:
- the CHTF18 gene encoding chromosome transmission fidelity protein 18 homolog has translation MAGPEDGPEEDFYQRFAAELEVLAELGDDPAPLAGPKTSQFRGKRQPPEEPDPPGDPPGGSRPRKRDRGCDPPGSPPPPAARTPKLKRQRLEAVKKLNFGADDELAPDVLQNAGTLAPSPEAPSAPQTARNPVFSSWDRLEMSGMAPLQTTPPSEKKRVLRRPPILEDYINVTSTEGTRVFMVVRDDPSRTGVELPDSLGWNARRPLHLLGVPFSYLKEQVNEERRRCVLEASQQLTEIINSCLESETSAKSPEPTGEAEPADEEESALHCLWVDKFTPRRYMELLSDDYTNRCLLKWLKLWDMVVFGKEKAVKKAKPSAEAHPPFNQPKEQQNKWKTKVQLTEEILEAELDQHKRPKYKVALLCGPPGLGKTTLAHVIAKHAGYNAVEMNASDDRSPEVFKTRIEAATQMKSVLGANEKPNCLIIDEIDGAPAASINVLLNIIHRKDGEGEAAAGTGRRRRREGGLLLRPIICICNDQYVPALRPLRQQSFLLHFPRTAPSRLAQRLCEIALRQGMRADMGALLALCEKTENDIRSCINTLQFLHGRGQKELSVQMVQTMKIGLKDQNKGLFSIWQEIFQLPKVQRHRIGMDPALPAQLLVGDEDLSHLGGTAGFNASSHRFHHILHLAVSSGEQEKLAQGLYDNFLNMKVRDSSFSSVCLALEWLGFSDLLSQAVLHGQSFQLMRYLPFLPVAFHMLFAATSIPRLAYPSSQHEALAKLNHMQNLVVSMVSGITPSARSRAGQQSLILEVLCLLLDIIAPKLRPVNTQLYSLKEKQQLADLISTMLAYNLTYHQERLPEGQYVYKLDPNVEDVCRFPDLPARRQLTYQAKQLIAREIELEKMRRTEALLQARNLGEEPGNGLGKAGERADAGPVVPPNHQQRLEHIVRRAAVEDKPEIDFFGRPLRRQQAPVAPAPQASEEESIETQMGKAVGKSDVWFRFNEGVSNAVRRNIYIKDLL, from the exons ATGGCGGGCCCCGAGGACGGCCCCGAGGAGGACTTCTACCAGCGGTTCGCGGCCGAGCTGGAGGTGCTGGCCGAGCTGGGAG ATGACCCAGCTCCACTCGCTGGCCCCAAAACCTCCCAGTTCCGGGGCAAGAGGCAGCCACCGGAGGAGCCcgacccccccggggacccccccgggggcaGCAGGCCCAGGAAGAGGGACCGGGGCTGCGACCCACCCGGCTCCCCGCCACCGCCCGCAGCCCGCA CCCCGAAGCTGAAGCGACAGCGCTTGGAAGCTGTTAAGAAGCTCAACTTTGGTGCGGATGATGAGTTGGCTCCTGATGTCCTCCAGAACGCTGGCACGCTTGcgcccagcccagaggcaccttctGCTCCCCAGACTGCCAG AAACCCAGTGTTCTCCAGCTGGGATCGCCTGGAGATGAGCGGCATGGCCCCGCTGCAGACCACGCCGCCCTCCGAGAAGAAGCGGGTCCTCAGGCGGCCACCCATCCTGGAGGACTACATCAACGTGACGTCCACCGAGGGCACCAGGGTCTTCATGGTCGTGAGGGATGATCCCTCCAGGACAGGGGTGGAG CTCCCCGATTCCCTGGGCTGGAACGCACGCAGGCCGCTCCACTTGTTGGGGGTGCCTTTCTCCTACCTGAAGGAACAAGTGAATGAAGAG CGTCGAAGGTGTGTTCTGGAGGCATCTCAGCAGCTGACAGAAATAATAAACAG TTGCCTCGAGAGTGAAACCAGTGCCAAGAGCCCGGAGCCCACTGGGGAAGCGGAGCCGGCAGACGAGGAGGAGTCTGCGCTGCATTGCCTCTGGGTGGACAAGTTTACTCCCCGGCGCTACATGGAGCTGCTCAGTGATGAT TACACGAACCGCTGCCTTCTGAAGTGGCTCAAGCTCTGGGACATGGTGGTGTTCGGGAAAGAGAAGGCTGTGAAGAAGGCCAAGCCCAGCGCCGAGGCTCATCCTCCATTCAACCAGCCCAAGGAGCAGCAGAATAAGTGGAAAACGAAGGTCCAGCTCACAGAGGAGATTCTGGAAGCTGAGCTGGACCAGCACAAGAGACCCAAATACAAG GTAGCCCTGCTCTGTGGCCCACCCGGCTTGGGAAAGACCACGCTGGCCCACGTCATCGCAAAGCACGCGGGGTACAACGCCGTTGAGATGAACGCTAG TGACGACCGCAGCCCCGAGGTTTTCAAAACCCGCATCGAAGCTGCCACCCAGATGAAGTCTGTGCTGGGTGCCAACGAGAAGCCCAACTGCCTGATCATCGATGAGATAGACGGCGCGCCCGCG gcatCTATCAACGTGCTGCTAAACATCATCCACCGTAAGGATGGGGAGGGCGAGGCAGCGGCCGGCACGGGCCGGAGGAGGCGGCGCGAGGGTGGGCTGCTGCTAAGGCCCATCATCTGCATCTGCAACGACCA GTATGTCCCTGCCCTCCGGCCGCTGCGGCAGCAATCGTTCCTGCTACACTTCCCTCGGACGGCACCGTCCCGGCTCGCGCAGCGGCTCTGCGAG ATTGCCCTGCGGCAAGGCATGCGGGCGGACATGGGCGCGCTGCTGGCGCTGTGCGAGAAGACCGAGAACGACATCCGCTCCTGCATAAACACCCTGCAG TTCTTGCACGGCCGAGGCCAGAAGGAACTGAGCGTGCAGATGGTGCAGACGATGAAGATCGGCTTGAAGGACCAAAACAAGGGGCTCTTCTCCATCTGGCAAGAGATCTTCCAGCTCCCAAAGGTCCAAAG GCACAGGATAGGAATGGACCCCGCTTTACCAGCCCAGCTCCTGGTGGGCGATGAGGACCTGTCGCACCTCGGGGGGACGGCTGGCTTCAACGCGTCCTCCCACCGCTTCCACCATATCCTGCACCTCGCCGTCTCCTcgggggagcaggagaagctcGCCCAG GGTCTGTACGACAATTTCCTGAACATGAAGGTGCGGGACTCCAGTTTCAGCTCGGTGTGCTTGGCCCTGGAGTGGTTGGGCTTCTCTGACCTGCTGAGCCAGGCTGTCCTGCACGGACAGAGCTTCCAGCTGATGCGATACCTGCCCTTCCTGCCCGTGGCTTTCCACATGCTCTTTGCGGCCACCAGCATCCCCCGTCTCGCTTATCCCAGTAGCCAGCACGAG GCACTGGCCAAGCTGAACCATATGCAGAACCTCGTCGTGTCCATGGTGTCGGGGATAACACCCAGCGCCCGCAGCCGCGCGGGGCAGCAGTCTCTGATCTTGGAGGTGCTCTGTCTGCTGCTGGACATCATCGCTCCGAAGCTCCGACCA GTGAACACGCAGCTCTACAgcctgaaggagaagcagcagctggcagaccTCATCAGCACCATGCTGGCCTACAACCTCACCTACCACCAGGAGCGCTTGCCCGAGGGCCAGTACGTCTACAAGCTCGACCC GAACGTGGAGGATGTCTGCCGGTTCCCGGACCTGCCGGCTCGCAGGCAGTTGACCTACCAGGCCAAGCAGCTCATCGCCAGGGAGATCGAGCTGGAGAAGATGAGGAGGACGGAGGCTTTGCTGCAGGCGCGAAACCTGGGCGAG GAGCCCGGGAACGGCCTTGGCAAGGCAGGGGAGCGAGCGGACGCGGGGCCGGTCGTGCCCCCCAACCACCAGCAGCGCCTGGAGCACATCGTCCGGAGGGCAGCGGTGGAGGACAAG CCTGAGATCGACTTCTTCGGGCGGCCGCTTCGGCGGCAGCAGGCGCCTGTGGCCCCGG cccctcaggCCTCCGAGGAAGAGTCGATCGAGACCCAGATGGGAAAGGCCGTGGGGAAGAGCGACGTTTGGTTCCGGTTTAACGAAGGGGTTTCCAACGCCGTCAGGAGGAATATCTACATCAAGGACCTGCTCTAG
- the RPUSD1 gene encoding RNA pseudouridylate synthase domain-containing protein 1, with amino-acid sequence MEPGTIDNLSILYQSSDFIVVNKHWDIRIDSKMWYETLTLQSQLKYRFPELADPDTYYGFRFCHQLDFSTSGALCVALNKAAAGSAYKCFKDRLVTKAYLALVRGHVSQSRMTIRYAIGKNTTEGMTHMMCIDGTEGCENPKPCQSELIVLEHGSYSGDPVTKVLLQPLTGRTHQLRVHCSAIGHPIVGDFTYSHKKDSSPYRMMLHAYYLRIPTGKELIEVCAPDPFVTTMDSNWVPHHVAHRLDETIQELKDKMMQKGEEEESQEAVLGGGGEEALSEAKSPETEEQRARCEQWLAEWALE; translated from the exons ATGGAGCCGGGCACCATCGACAACCTGTCCATCCTGTACCAGAGCTCCGACTTCATCGTGGTCAACAAGCACTGGGACATCCGCATCGACAGCAAGATGTGGTACGAGACGCTGaccctgcagagccagctcaaGTACCGCTTCCCCGAGCTGGCCGACCCCGACACCTACTATGGCTTCAG GTTCTGCCACCAGCTCGACTTCTCCACCAGCGGGGCCCTGTGCGTTGCACTCAACAAAGCGGCAGCGGGAAGCGCCTACAAGTGTTTTAAGGACCGTCTGGTGACCAAAGCCTATCTTGCCCTG GTCAGGGGCCACGTCAGCCAGAGCCGAATGACGATCCGCTACGCCATAGGGAAGAACACCACCGAGGGCATGACCCACATGATGTGCATCGACGGGACGGAGG GCTGCGAAAATCCCAAGCCTTGCCAGTCGGAGCTGATCGTGCTGGAGCACGGGTCCTACAGCGGAGACCCCGTAACCAAAGTGCTGCTGCAGCCGCTGACAG GGCGGACTCATCAGCTCCGGGTTCACTGCAGTGCCATTGGCCACCCCATCGTGGGGGACTTCACCTACAGCCACAAGAAGGACAGCAGTCCCTATAGGATGATGCTCCACGCCTACTACCTGCGCATCCCCACCGGCAAGGAGCTCATCGAGGTCTGTGCGCCCGACCCCTTCGTCACCACAATGGACAGCAACTGGGTGCCCCACCACGTCGCTCACCGGCTGGACGAGACCATCCAAGAGCTGAAGGACAAGATGATGcagaagggggaagaggaggagagccaGGAAGCTGTGCTTggtggtggaggagaggaggcacTGAGCGAAGCCAAGAGCCCGGAGACGGAGGAGCAGCGAGCCCGGTGCGAGCAGTGGTTGGCCGAATGGGCTTTGGAGTGA
- the GNG13 gene encoding guanine nucleotide-binding protein G(I)/G(S)/G(O) subunit gamma-13: MDEWDLPQWKKEVESLKYQLAYKREMSSKTIPEFVKWIEDGIPEDPFLNPELMKNNPWVEKGKCTIL; the protein is encoded by the exons ATGGACGAGTGGGACCTCCCGCAGTGGAAGAAGGAGGTGGAAAGCCTGAAGTACCAGCTGGCCTACAAGCGGGAGATGTCCTCCAAGACAATACCCGA GTTTGTGAAGTGGATCGAGGACGGCATTCCAGAAGATCCCTTCTTGAACCCGGAGCTGATGAAAAACAACCCCTGGgtggagaaaggcaaatgcaCCATCCTCTGA